In Drosophila teissieri strain GT53w chromosome 2R, Prin_Dtei_1.1, whole genome shotgun sequence, the following proteins share a genomic window:
- the LOC122614056 gene encoding WASH complex subunit 1, whose product MTAKRTTFDKMNLGLPVHSDPYEGELDSSSSFGKEDSEKVMSHRELREKLYKEVKLTMPDLFARNPSCSSDESEDLDFPETIKERARRISFVRRRKLHYNEFSTVELARRLIREEFTQSSDSLPSVDDDYISEIAEEECPPCDDDSDDLIPYLQYDRPTDHSMFSDDSLPKEDPEPGFHPAHHCFHKLMSQIPDPPIVYLPVEPETRQDPQPEPQPEPQADPRLEPVPEVEAVPTPPPPPPPAPEVTEGTAPEEEKHTRVIDRGENIDLRIVNAVPKHISSGVKKPSGPKSRNL is encoded by the coding sequence ATGACGGCTAAAAGGACAACGTTCGACAAGATGAACCTGGGGCTGCCCGTTCACTCGGATCCCTATGAAGGGGAACTTGATTCGAGCTCTTCGTTCGGGAAGGAAGACAGCGAGAAAGTTATGTCTCATAGGGAGCTGAGGGAAAAACTATACAAGGAGGTAAAGCTCACAATGCCAGACCTTTTCGCACGTAATCCCTCCTGCAGCTCGGACGAATCCGAAGACCTCGACTTCCCGGAGACTATAAAAGAACGGGCCAGACGCATATCCTTCGTCCGACGCCGAAAACTGCACTACAATGAGTTCTCCACGGTGGAGCTGGCCAGGCGTCTGATCCGCGAGGAGTTCACCCAGTCGTCGGACAGTCTACCCAGCGTGGATGACGACTATATCTCCGAGATCGCCGAAGAGGAGTGTCCTCCCTGCGACGACGACTCCGACGATTTGATTCCGTACCTCCAATACGATCGACCTACAGACCACTCGATGTTCTCCGACGATAGTCTGCCAAAGGAGGATCCCGAGCCAGGATTCCATCCCGCCCATCATTGCTTTCATAAGCTAATGAGCCAGATCCCTGATCCGCCGATAGTGTACCTTCCCGTGGAACCAGAAACGCGACAGGATCCTCAACCAGAACCCCAACCGGAACCCCAAGCGGATCCACGTCTGGAACCAGTACCGGAAGTGGAAGCAGTACCaacacctcctcctccaccaccacctgcTCCGGAAGTCACTGAAGGAACAGCTCCGGAAGAAGAAAAACACACCCGGGTCATCGACCGCGGCGAAAATATTGACCTTAGGATTGTTAACGCCGTGCCGAAACACATTAGCTCGGGTGTGAAAAAACCAAGTGGTCCAAAATCACGGAATTTATAA
- the LOC122614589 gene encoding uncharacterized protein LOC122614589 yields MKLFRNKLRQIYASRRQDRGFEMGEQTKAKTEQHEAKQTMKRKTTASQSEKRRVFLLRNLSKGLCNKVKSKSPAARLPPFPHLPPKTGLTASALHLYTS; encoded by the exons ATGAAATTATTTCGCAACAAATTAAGGCAAATTTATGCGTCAAGGCGACAGGACAGGGGATTCGAGATGG gcgaacaaacaaaagcgaaaacggAACAGCACGAAGCGAAACAAACaatgaaacgaaaaacgaCAGCCTCGCAGAGTGAAAAGCGACGAGTTTTCCTTCTCCGAAATCTGAGCAAGGGTTTGTGCAACAAAGTGAAGAGCAAGAGCCCGGCTGCCAGGCTGCCCCCTTTTCCGCATTTACCCCCCAAAACGGGGCTAACTGCGTCCGCTCTGCACTTGTACACATCCTGA